In Candidatus Methylomirabilota bacterium, the DNA window GCCGTCGCCGGCCTTGACCAGGATCTCGACCTCGTCGACGAACACGGGCGCCTCGGGGGATCGGGCAGGACGGCGCCGGGGAGCCCGGCGGCCGGAGCGCGATTTACGCGGTTGAGGTGAGGACGCTGACGAGCCGGCGCCCGCGTCGCTCCTCGAAGCGGACGTAGCCGTCCGCCGTGGCGAACAGCGTGAAGTCGACGCCGAGCCCGACGTTCTGACCCGGGCGGAAGCGGGTGCCCCGCTGCCGGACCAGGATCGATCCGGCCGGCACGAATTGTCCGGCGAACCGCTTGACGCCGAGC includes these proteins:
- the rpmA gene encoding 50S ribosomal protein L27, with the protein product MAHKKGVGSSRNGRDSQPKMLGVKRFAGQFVPAGSILVRQRGTRFRPGQNVGLGVDFTLFATADGYVRFEERRGRRLVSVLTSTA